The Amblyomma americanum isolate KBUSLIRL-KWMA chromosome 6, ASM5285725v1, whole genome shotgun sequence genome has a window encoding:
- the LOC144093928 gene encoding uncharacterized protein LOC144093928 isoform X1, whose translation MPTKVRKGAHLWDAKEEKHECDDVKCEQGLISRSPGNCSGASQQLLCSICKKTFSRKYHLARHLQNAVCSGEQRLSLPCSTCGKVFSSKTKLDHHIKTHSVASDSNQKSSLKRFECNHCGRLFWSLSQLEIHKRMHTGERPFKCAECSKAFVSLGALNKHKLCHSEEKPFTCPHCPARFSLKGTLNRHIPTHTGVRTHKCPHCSKDFIQAVALRAHLVTHTGVDGFPCHICGHVFSRKARMKEHVRCVHEGQRHFECATCGKKFSRKDDLLTHQELRHGLVRKLLGGLNPAWSSLALITAGSDNSCSPRAFAQDVCLEGSVISHCPASEMSPGRDDAPADMSIEERECKIITDGKHVRSNTFHQTQNTESHPVVKESCVMPSSKKKLCTENSCADVHTAENHTFKKKQSLGSDVSCHSLHGGSICLKTEELQVEPEEDCDDLKSRVQEFLCFLIEKPILKQLGWPNADLCDLLEAVIRHCGCSPSQSHCDSLADRLRENCKVLFTQVLEDDVAGKLLDSDETVDAVLEKVLQLARLG comes from the exons ATGCCAACCAAGGTGCGAAAG GGTGCTCATCTGTGGGATGCAAAGGAAGAAAAACATGAATGTGATGATGTGAAGTGTGAGCAGGGTCTCATTTCTAGAAGCCCTGGAAACTGCAGCGGTGCTTCACAGCAGCTCTTGTGCTCCATCTGCAAAAAGACCTTTAGTCGAAAATATCACTTGGCAAGGCACCTGCAAAATGCTGTGTGTTCAGGGGAACAAAGACTTTCTTTACCATGCtctacatgcggtaaagtttttTCTTCGAAG ACAAAACTGGACCACCACATCAAAACGCACAGCGTAGCATCTGATAGTAATCAGAAGTCTTCACTAAAGCGCTTCGAGTGCAACCATTGTGGCCGACTCTTCTGGTCGCTATCCCAATTGGAGATCCACAAGCGAAtgcacacgggtgagcgtccttTCAAGTGCGCTGAATGTTCCAAGGCCTTCGTCTCCTTAGGTGCCCTGAACAAGCACAAGCTCTGCCACTCAGAAGAGAAGCCTTTCACCTGCCCGCATTGCCCTGCCAGGTTTTCCCTGAAAGGCACGCTCAATAGGCACATTCCCACCCATACTGGAGTTCGCACTCACaagtgccctcactgctccaAGGACTTCATCCAGGCAGTGGCACTCCGGGCACACCTTGTTACTCATACGGGTGTCGATGGCTTTCCTTGCCACATATGTGGTCATGTTTTCTCACGCAAAGCTCGCATGAAGGAACATGTGCGCTGCGTTCATGAGGGCCAGCGGCATTTTGAGTGCGCCACATGTGGCAAGAAGTTCTCTCGTAAAGACGATCTCCTCACACATCAAGAGCTGCGACATGGCTTAGTCAGGAAGCTCCTGGGTGGTCTTAACCCGGCATGGAGCAGCTTGGCACTCATAACGGCAGGTTCAGACAATTCATGTTCTCCTAGGGCTTTTGCTCAAGATGTATGCTTAGAAGGCTCTGTGATATCTCATTGTCCCGCATCAGAAATGTCACCTGGCCGAGATGATGCACCAGCCGACATGAGCATTGAGGAGCGAGAATGCAAAATTATCACCGATGGAAAGCATGTCAGGAGTAATACATTCCACCAAACTCAAAACACTGAGAGTCACCCAGTTGTGAAGGAGTCATGCGTCATGCCATCAAGTAAGAAAAAGCTGTGCACTGAAAATTCATGTGCAGATGTGCACACTGCAGAGAACCATACCTTCAAAAAGAAACAGTCACTTGGCTCTGATGTGTCCTGTCACTCACTGCATGGTGGCAGCATTTGTCttaaaactgaagagctgcaagTTGAGCCAGAGGAGGATTGTGATGATCTCAAAAGTCGCGTGCAGGAGTTCCTCTGCTTTCTCATTGAAAAACCGATACTCAAGCAGTTGGGTTGGCCCAATGCAGATCTTTGTGACCTCCTGGAGGCCGTTATTCGCCATTGTGGCTGTAGTCCATCACAGTCTCATTGTGATTCACTTGCAGACAGGCTGAGAGAAAACTGCAAGGTACTCTTTACACAGGTccttgaggatgatgttgctgggaaactccttgatagtgatgagacTGTCGATGCAGTACTGGAAAAAGTTCTTCAGTTGGCAAGGTTGGGCTAA
- the LOC144093928 gene encoding uncharacterized protein LOC144093928 isoform X2 produces the protein MPTKGAHLWDAKEEKHECDDVKCEQGLISRSPGNCSGASQQLLCSICKKTFSRKYHLARHLQNAVCSGEQRLSLPCSTCGKVFSSKTKLDHHIKTHSVASDSNQKSSLKRFECNHCGRLFWSLSQLEIHKRMHTGERPFKCAECSKAFVSLGALNKHKLCHSEEKPFTCPHCPARFSLKGTLNRHIPTHTGVRTHKCPHCSKDFIQAVALRAHLVTHTGVDGFPCHICGHVFSRKARMKEHVRCVHEGQRHFECATCGKKFSRKDDLLTHQELRHGLVRKLLGGLNPAWSSLALITAGSDNSCSPRAFAQDVCLEGSVISHCPASEMSPGRDDAPADMSIEERECKIITDGKHVRSNTFHQTQNTESHPVVKESCVMPSSKKKLCTENSCADVHTAENHTFKKKQSLGSDVSCHSLHGGSICLKTEELQVEPEEDCDDLKSRVQEFLCFLIEKPILKQLGWPNADLCDLLEAVIRHCGCSPSQSHCDSLADRLRENCKVLFTQVLEDDVAGKLLDSDETVDAVLEKVLQLARLG, from the exons ATGCCAACCAAG GGTGCTCATCTGTGGGATGCAAAGGAAGAAAAACATGAATGTGATGATGTGAAGTGTGAGCAGGGTCTCATTTCTAGAAGCCCTGGAAACTGCAGCGGTGCTTCACAGCAGCTCTTGTGCTCCATCTGCAAAAAGACCTTTAGTCGAAAATATCACTTGGCAAGGCACCTGCAAAATGCTGTGTGTTCAGGGGAACAAAGACTTTCTTTACCATGCtctacatgcggtaaagtttttTCTTCGAAG ACAAAACTGGACCACCACATCAAAACGCACAGCGTAGCATCTGATAGTAATCAGAAGTCTTCACTAAAGCGCTTCGAGTGCAACCATTGTGGCCGACTCTTCTGGTCGCTATCCCAATTGGAGATCCACAAGCGAAtgcacacgggtgagcgtccttTCAAGTGCGCTGAATGTTCCAAGGCCTTCGTCTCCTTAGGTGCCCTGAACAAGCACAAGCTCTGCCACTCAGAAGAGAAGCCTTTCACCTGCCCGCATTGCCCTGCCAGGTTTTCCCTGAAAGGCACGCTCAATAGGCACATTCCCACCCATACTGGAGTTCGCACTCACaagtgccctcactgctccaAGGACTTCATCCAGGCAGTGGCACTCCGGGCACACCTTGTTACTCATACGGGTGTCGATGGCTTTCCTTGCCACATATGTGGTCATGTTTTCTCACGCAAAGCTCGCATGAAGGAACATGTGCGCTGCGTTCATGAGGGCCAGCGGCATTTTGAGTGCGCCACATGTGGCAAGAAGTTCTCTCGTAAAGACGATCTCCTCACACATCAAGAGCTGCGACATGGCTTAGTCAGGAAGCTCCTGGGTGGTCTTAACCCGGCATGGAGCAGCTTGGCACTCATAACGGCAGGTTCAGACAATTCATGTTCTCCTAGGGCTTTTGCTCAAGATGTATGCTTAGAAGGCTCTGTGATATCTCATTGTCCCGCATCAGAAATGTCACCTGGCCGAGATGATGCACCAGCCGACATGAGCATTGAGGAGCGAGAATGCAAAATTATCACCGATGGAAAGCATGTCAGGAGTAATACATTCCACCAAACTCAAAACACTGAGAGTCACCCAGTTGTGAAGGAGTCATGCGTCATGCCATCAAGTAAGAAAAAGCTGTGCACTGAAAATTCATGTGCAGATGTGCACACTGCAGAGAACCATACCTTCAAAAAGAAACAGTCACTTGGCTCTGATGTGTCCTGTCACTCACTGCATGGTGGCAGCATTTGTCttaaaactgaagagctgcaagTTGAGCCAGAGGAGGATTGTGATGATCTCAAAAGTCGCGTGCAGGAGTTCCTCTGCTTTCTCATTGAAAAACCGATACTCAAGCAGTTGGGTTGGCCCAATGCAGATCTTTGTGACCTCCTGGAGGCCGTTATTCGCCATTGTGGCTGTAGTCCATCACAGTCTCATTGTGATTCACTTGCAGACAGGCTGAGAGAAAACTGCAAGGTACTCTTTACACAGGTccttgaggatgatgttgctgggaaactccttgatagtgatgagacTGTCGATGCAGTACTGGAAAAAGTTCTTCAGTTGGCAAGGTTGGGCTAA